In Episyrphus balteatus chromosome 4, idEpiBalt1.1, whole genome shotgun sequence, the sequence aaataatagaaaattataattttcatatAATGAATATTTGTTGTGTACCTTCTTTTTatcttgtttaatttttttttttttatattttattattttttttagacaaccaaATATATATAGCATATGGTGATATATCTATATAAATCGGTGCTCCAAAACTAATATGGTTTTCTATTATGTATTTCCATTCACATCACAtcttgctaaaaaaataaaggcaatttaaaaaaaataaaagtgttttaaaaaagaaaagaagaaaaaaaaaacagaaacatatAAAACGGAAGCTTtaaacaaacaataataaataaaaatcaatagaagcaaaaaataaaaacaaaaaataataattaacatcaattctttgaaataaattaataaaaaataaaatttaataaaaaataaacaaaaaaaaaaataaattgcaaataatCAAACATTTGTAAAGTACAgaataaaagaacaaaacaaaaaagcattttttttaaactttaattatgtttctttttttgaaagtttcctTTGTttcaataataacaataataaaaaaaaaaaaaatacaacaataaattgttaaatataattCTCACATAAAAATTAGTGCTTTATTCTttcagcaaaatattttttaaaaatgaagccTTAGCACTGAGTTgcagttaaataaataaaaaaaaaaaacaataaacaaaatgaatttaattgatataaataAACGAAGCGAAAGCATAAAGCACTatttgtattacaatttaaatgccatagatatatattttatatatttttcttcttttttgtcaaattattgcattttttttaattaaaaaaaataagtaaaaacacaaaaaaatcaaagttaattatattcataaaaattattgtataaCCTGCCAAATTAAATACATGaagtatttttgtaattttttctgttcaagttattattattgttgttaaaccttttgacattaaaaaaaaacaaaaaaacagagaGATATATTGTAgtaatgtatatgtatgtagttgTACATAATGTTGTACATCTCATATAAAACCTTTCTCCATCTtccaaaaacataaaacaaaaaattaacttcaacatcaactaaaaacaaaaaataactcaaaaacaaataaagtattttttattttgtactttcaaaatcaaaccatcagaaattttgtgttttatttggaacaaagtttttttttttgctaaactaAATATATTATGGTTCTGAATAAAGGTTAGATGCACCACAGGAGTCAGTGAAGGGTTCTTGGTATGTATGCTATAAGAAGAATGTCTTCAGTCGTCTGATCCTTGTTACTTGACTTGGTTCAAGGTAAGAAGTAGGAATCACGAAAAcgattcagaatttttttttaaagtgtagtAGAGTAACTGAAGATATAAAAATGGCACTACATTAAACAATTGACAACTCATTTGAATAATTGCTAAAAATAGAACCATTTGCATAAACCATCAAGATTTGTCTGCtaaaaaaaggttacacatacaccacagtgaccaccTGAGTGTTTCAATGAAGAAAAATTATCACCAACTGAAcacattgggcacgttcaaacagttaacataaagctatcggatagctttttgttgttgtaaacagtgttaaaaaatagcaaagaaacgaaccattttctgtcaaaaaataatctgaaggtatccgagaatttttggtatacctcaggtattcgagtgatcagctgataaatatttggctattttctattttgatttctattcgcgcgattattcagcttgaaaacaaaataaatttgcaagaattatagttaaatcgattgtgcaagtactatgcaacaataaaaaaaagggatattctcaaaagaaacaatttcctcttttcaatattcacatatttttttgtagctgctttggcaagctatctggatagcttttcgttcaaagagatattccagatacgggtatcccagatagcctatccgatagctgtttgaacgtgcccattacCTTGCCATTTTGATAATTGGAATAATGAACTGTGAATAGTTCTGCTCGTCTggttttctatgaaaaaaaaaacaactaatatTCCGCTGTATTCTGTTATTCACGTGACTGAACTCCCTGCATACAATTTTAATCGCATATATAAAATGTTGcggttttattctttttctttgaAACAGTAATTTCACTATcgttaaaattttgcaaaacaaattttttttataaatgttttaatggtaaacaaaaataagaaaagatgCAGAAAAACTTAAAACCTCAACGCAACAAATTATTcatgtttaaaaagttttcCCAGAAGAATGAAATCGCTTTTTGCAGCATAAGGAAAacaggtgtattttttgcatgaTCTGTACTTCAATGACACCCAATGAGCTCTGTTGACCATTTCCTGGCTaccaatgaaaaacttttttctctgtCGTCCCTAGTTTAGAATAAAAAATTCCGCATATTAATATTATGCCACTTTTGAGAAtaaagttttcctatttttcaatttttgtttattttaagttaagaTTAGCATAATAATTTGACTACCTACTGAATAAGAATaggtatacaaaaacaaatagatatgaaattaattgtttaaattttgagttgaaaaaattggcgaaaatgttttgcaataatttcgAGTAAGTTTCctatgttctgcatttcactttttgcgaaTTCAtttgccgaaagtgaaattaggtgttctgcaTTTAACTCATTCATTTTGTTTCTGTCCGTGAATTGGTGTCTGCAATTGGAGAGCATGCAATTTCATTTCAGTTGAAAtggaaaagtgatttcaattcactttcgatcGAATTCCGAAAAAtgtgcaagtaaaaaaaaaattcaacaaatttttattatggGGCCCAAATTATCCCATTCTTCGATCAGAGTAGATTTCAGCCCAAAGAGTGTCTTTTAAAAGGCAGGTATTCGAATTTATTTGGCGCTAACAAGATTGATGTTGCAAAGTAGGGGTATTCTCAGATAAGTGATCCTATCGCAGTTGTCCAGCACGAGGTTCCGCCTTGGTGTTGGCATAAATTTCCATATTGAAGAATCGATCCACTCTTACCACtacatcagcaaaaaaaaacttgaatttccGTTCTTGAGGATGTGTCATAAAATGCAATAAAGCTAACTATGAGTACAGCAACAATTATTGTACAATAACCATGTTGATGttagtaataaaaataatagacAATGTGGTTTTTTAGtttcctttaaatttttttgaattttttatttttcaatactttgCCATAAATAGTggaatacaatacaatacaataatgataataataaatttgttttttttttttatagttaagtaattttttttataatttatgtttgaTTGTGATTATGTttgataatataaataaaacaaaaagcttctttcttttttttttaattctaagtgTGTAAACTTGTTcgtatagataaaaaaaacataaattatggttaaaaaattttgtcgTCTAGCGCatcaagtttattatttttctaaattaatataacaaaaaatagaacaaattaataaaatttatgatttttttttaaatatcgatgaatattttttttttttaatagaaaaattcaaTGCTAAATCAGTCCCAACAGTCTAGCTTATTTTCACTCAAAGTTTCTCTTTGTTCATAATTTAtatggaaatttatttttgtttaagtttccATAAAGGATCTAATTCATTGAGTGGatcttttatttcttctttatcTTTTGCTGTTACAGTTTGGGCTGTCTTCATTTGGTATGATGTCATAATGCCACCTAAAAGAAAAATTCCGTTATAAGAGAAAACATGactttttttagataaaagacTTACGTTTATTCAAAACATCGTGACCATGACTCAGTACAATTTGCATCGAAAGTTCCAAATTATCAGAATCCTTCAGAGCATTTTGTCTTTGATTACAAATCCGATACCAAACATCAACGACATCTAttggaattaatttgaaaaattaaataatttgttgattgaatgaaactgaaaaaaagtaacttacTTATCAGCAAGGGACGTTTGGTCTGAGTGGCTTGAATGGCACATATTGCCACAGCAATTTGTTCCGACCGCTCAGACCCCGTTAGACAATTCATAATAACTGGTGAATTGGTCTTGAATTCCTCACAACGAAGCTTATTTCCAGTCAAGACATTTCGAGCAATTCCGAGCAATTGCGTTGgagaactaaaattaaaaagaaataaaacaggCGCTCAGATAAAAATTTCTATCTCACCTCTTAGTCCAAGCTTTGATTTGTAAAAGTGATAAATCAAGTATTGCATCAGCTCCATTCATTGATAACTTCAAATTAAACTCATTTGTGTGTGAGAGATTATTGATTTTTACGActttcactgaaaagtcatcgAAATGCATCTCAGAGTTTATTTCTTGTGGCCAGAAAGGATCAAGAAGCTGAAATGATAAATTTACAATTAGAAaccttaaacaaaacaaaagtaatTGAATTCAAACTAACTTCGTTAGGTGTATGTAAACACACGACAGTTCTAGCTTTTTGTGACCAAATCATTGACCAAAAATCATTCAGTGTATTTTGCTGAGGAGTTTGAGCAATGATGAAATTGGGACAACCCGGTCCAAGGTCTTTGACATAAGCAGCATTAATATAATCATCAGTGCTTGTCTCCAGCACAACACGAGCATGATCATATGGAATGCAATCATTTGAGCGATTCTTTTCGGGAAACAACTTTGCAATCGCTGTTGTTTTCTTTGGTGAATCTTTTTTGAGTAAATCATGTATTTCCTTCCATttgctttttaatggtgtactGCCATTCAACATTTGCACATTCAAACTTTCGATAGTCTTTTCAAAACGTTCAACTTCTTTGtggaaatattttaaagttttcggATCAGAAAATGGATCTTGTGGTGGAGAATATTTAACACCACTTCCATCGCTGCGGATTGAACAGTTATCCCAATCCAAGTTATGATCCAAGGAGGATAGATCTGAGCAGATTGAGAGGTTATCACAGGACATTTTTCGTTCAATTGGAGATTCCAATGCATTGATgggagatgatgatgatgctgctaGTGCCTGCTGTGGAGCTAAAGGTGCCACCTGTGGTTGCTTAGCTGGTGACAAAGTTTCCGGTGGTGGTGGATTTTCTGTCTTTACAGCTGTGGTAGCAATTTGTGGCTGGAGTGAAGGAGCAGGCAAGATGGGGGATGAAAAATCAATATCGGTCAGTAGATCAATGTTCGATGATGGTTTTTTCGGTTGAGCAGCTGGTGCTGCGGGTTTTGGTCCTGGTTGAGGAGGAGTTGGAGCAGGTTTGGGGGTAACTGAAGCCGTTGGTGGTGGTGTTGCTCCAGGACctagaaaaatagttttttgaaaaaacatggtcactttttttcaaaataaaattcccTGACTTTCCCgaccaatttcaaaattttctctgACCAAAAAATATGTTGCTTTGAAAGTGgtaggaaataaaaatattttaatagagTTTATtaaatgaatcgtttattttcaaaacataataaatctatttgatcgaaaaaagttttttacaacgtaatttttgtattatttaacaAGTTTGATCTTtactttaaatgcaaatattatcCTTATATATCAAATTATCTAGATATTTATCAAGAACTGAATACATacataagaataaataaaatcatccTTTTTGTgggtttaacaaaaaatattcaaaatggactcatgttttgaaaataaactatTCAATTATCAGGAAAAGGGGACAAATCTAGTATTTTTCAAAGAtctatctatttttattaaaatagccAAGAGTTCCTTTCGGGGTCGCGGCCGGAAGCCAaagcttaataaaaaaaatgatatgctAAAATAAAACGCGGTatacccaactttgctgcatgttcccctatcggccaatgtcctgtgCATACCGCAACAATTCTGCTAGTGTCTTTTCTGGGTCTGGAGATCAAATCATTGGTTTTGGATTTATTGtaggtgggccagatttttttagatatggCGCAGCTAGTCAAATCGTGCCACCTATTATTAGCTTTTGTTAAATAGTTTGAGAAGATATTGCCCTTCATTGCAGGAGTGACTTTGAAATCGTAATAAACATGTCTTAAGAAAATATGAAGGTCCTAAGAAGCACTGGCGAACCCAGTCTTCATGACTCAGTTAACATACCCCAGTATAAAGGAGTTGCATGGCTTTAAGATCCATCTCTTTTCGATCttgcttgagttttttttttaatgacaaatcAACATTTGGACCGCACAAAGACACTTAAAGAAGTTTATGATTGTTTAAAAACTGGATCgaaaagtgttttaaaatatcttcgaATTTTGCAAAACCTATTAATCGCTCTCTAAATATCGATTACAGACAATGCCTTTCGTTTCATAGGAGAAAAACGACAAAATCCATTTGTCCTTTTTGAGCTACTAAATGCATATCGAcagttaaacttcataacctcgtaagtcgtttttgcaagtttttcagaaatcaaaaaacaatatgttgtgtttcttgtttttgtatgggatctatcaatacgagcttttgaatttcgtcattcctgaaaaatgttcaaaacaacattgttgaactgaatataccaaaagatagctctgaattttctgaattgtatgcattaatatttttttcgaattttctgacttacgaggttatgaagtttaaccgccGATATATGAGGCTCTCAGCGCCAAAACGGCCTAactcacattttcaaaaaaaaaaaaatttaaactgagtacacagatcgaaccgcaataaaacaatttataatgtataaaaatacattcccattaaattatattaattagaGTTAAAATTAGAGCAAAAAACTCTTGTCAATCTAGTGGAAGCTATTTTGACTTCACAGACAAAATTGCCTTAACTacttataaaaaaatcgtaaaacttagtaaaactgcatcattatctcattttcagtaaaaaatggatttagaacaattttgctttacgcctaCGAAATGTagtttcggaataaaaaaaatatgacgttaGCCCAAAAGTATAGCCAACACTCCTGATTAAAGAATTGCACACGCagatttaaataatataaataataataaactattacaatctattaaaaaagaaaccttcaaaatatgattttctttaaacccgtttttctcaaaacgaaatttttggggtAAGACCATTTTGGCGCTGAGCGCCTCATGGCCTCATAAATATTAAGAGCTTATCGAAGCAAATAACGTATTCTTCAGATTTATTTACAGCTTCAAAGAGTttatcgtaaaattaaaaatgtcattGATAACAAATGACATTTTGGTTTTACCAGCTTAAATGTTTTTcttaacgattttttaaaaatgatacaGAAAAATATCTCTGACCGCTTTCCCTGACAAAAATTGTGTTTCCTGACTTTCCAGTTTAGCATACATCATGAACAAGATGCTCTTTGGTATGTCAACCAAAACTTACCATACTCATCGCTGGTTGTGGTCTGTGTTGAATTGCCTTTGCCACTTTGCATATAAATTGTTGACTGCGATGGAGTGTACATTGGTGTTGAATGTTTAAGATCCACAGGAGGATATCCAAATGCATTTGCAGCAGCTTGATCATTGGATTGATAGCCATATGGAAGGCTAAAGTAGCTAACATTATTTGGATCAGTTGGTTGTGCTGCTGCTTGGTCTTGTGGAAGTGGTTCTTGGTTTTTCGTATGAGATACAACAGCAAGCTGAAAGTTCATCAAAagttttaattggttttaaaggaatataaacaacaaattttcaCTTACATCTTGATCCTGGgcacttattttacttttaccTCCAGAATCTGTTGTAAAACTATTGATCTGACCAGTCTGCCCTAAAGCACTTGTATACTGTCCATAGAAACCTGTTGTTGGTACAACTTGATAGCCACTTCCATACTCATATGAGCCGGATCTTGCATTAAAACTATAACCCGGATGGTTGGAATAGGAATGACCAGTGCTTGTGTTAGCCTGTGAAACTGCCATTGAGCTGTAAACCACTTGGGTTGTGTTTTGAAGAACCGGTACTGGTTGTGGGGGAtactgttgttgttgctgctgctgttgttgttgaatCTCGGAATTATATGCCGGATCTTGGAATGTTTGTTCTTGGTTATACTGAGTTGGGTATGAGTTCCCTTGATAGTACTGAGATTGAGAAGGAACTGGAGGAGTTGATGCTTTTTGAGGTTGATTTTGATATGGATTCATCGGGTTTTGTGGAATTGGTACAGTTTGCTGTTGCTGTGAATAAGGTGAATACAAAAGGGAATTGTTTGGTAGGGATGGGATGGGTTGAGCTTGGGGTTGGTAAGATGATTGGGAAACAACTGCCGTTGGAGCACTTTGTTGTTGCTGATAAGCTTGATAGGGCTGAGTTGCTCCTGTTGAAGCAGCAGTCGTAGGAGCAACAGGTTGCTGTTGTTGGTATGTTTGATAAGATTGTGCCGGTCCAGTGGGATTTGCTGCAGTTGGATATTGTGAATAGGGATTAGCTGAAGGGGCAGCTTgcgattgttgttgttgttgactgggagctgctgctgctgttgcttgAGGCACATTTTGCGAGGCCGACTGAGTTTGATATTGTGGATATGACATGGCTGGTGGAGCCGCTTGaggctgttgctgctgctgacTCTGAGGCACATTTTGTGAAGTCGGTTGTTGAGTTGGATATTGTTGGTACATATTGGCATTTTGTCCCTGTTGTTGATAAGTAGAATAGCTGGTATCCATAGCTTCAACTCCGGATTGAGGATTTCCATAACCCTGCTGTTGATAATAAGCCTGTGGTTCATAAGGTGGAGCTGGAGTATTGTGATACATTGGATTGCCATATCCAGCGGTATCATAATACTGATTCACACTATACGGTGGTGGTGGTTCATTTGGACCAACTGCTTGTGATGGATAAGTTTGTTGATTTGCTGCTGGTGGAGCTGTTCCACAAGTCGCTGCTGTGGGATTTTCGGATCCAAGTGGATTGGGACGAATAGATGGAATGTATGGAGCACTGGCATCATTTCCGGCGGCTTTTTTATTGAGGTAGTCCTTTAATTTTGGTGTAGAACTGGATTTAACAGTGTTGGTTAAAGGCACATTGTATGGTGAAGGTGCTACGGCAACACTAGCAGCCGctgaagcagcagcagcagcagtacTTTTCATTCTCTGTTGACGATCTTCATCTTGTACATCTTTAGCAGCTCGAACTCTGGCTAAAAGTTTTTGAACATTTCCTGAAAGTTTCTTATAGAATTCTAAACCTTTGGCACTTTTGCCAAGTAAATCTTCATAAACATCAAATGAAGCAGCTAGAGATGAGAAGAAATTATCTTTTTTATGCTTCACATCGGAAAGGGTCTTTAAAACTGGTGCAGCTTTGGCATAGGATTCTGTAAGAGCTGATAAAATATTTGTCTGAGCATTGAGATTCGCATCGATAAGTTCAATTTGTTTGTCATGCTTTTTGAGTTCATTGGCAAAAAGAGCTTGCAAGCCTTCATCACTGCCATGGGCAATTACTTTCGTTGTTATATCATCGTTGTTAACAGCAATTCGTAAATCAGCATGGAATTGAGCACGTTGTGCCTTCATTTCGTTCACTTTATTAAGAATTAGTTTAAGATCTTTGAATACTTCAGATGAATTGAATTCTCCAGTCAATTTGGGTACACTTGATTGGATTTCTTGCAAgggttttgataaaatttttaaattattcacatGTAATTCCATAGCTTTGCGTAAAGTGTCATTACTTTCTCCAGCTTTTTGATGAGCTTCGgagtatttttgaaattctctTGTGAGTTCGGTTAGATGTCCATTGGGTCGTTGAACTCCTGAGCTCTGTGCAAATTGCTTCTCATTTGACTCCTCCTCACTAAGAATAgctttcatttcatttaaattggTTTCAACTTCAGCACAAATCTCAGCTAGATGTGACATTGAAGCAATAAGATCTGGAATTGCAGCTTTGTTGGCATTCAGAGATGCACAACGATCAACAATTCCTTGGGGAATTTTATTGGCTTTTTCCTCACTGACATTTAGATTATCCAAAGTCAAAGAACTCATATAAGAAGCCAATTCCAAAtcggatttttcaattttagctCCGATTTCACGAAGAATCTTTGCCTTTTCTTCACTATACATAGAACTAGCTTCGTGGGCTTTCATTGGAACCAGACGGCTAAATATATCCTCGCCTGCAATATCAGGATCTGTAATACTGAAACTTATGCCATTGACAAGATTTGCTCCTTGAACTGCAGTGATGTCACTGAGTTCTGGAACAGGTTCATGGTAGATGAATTCATTCTCATTTTTGGCATTCTTTCTTTTGCCTTCGACAACATCTGCTGTGAAGGTTAGCGATTCGACTATTTCTTTTTGATCTGGTAGACCTTTGCTTTCTTTGCGAGCTTCTTCAAGTTTTTCCCAAGCAGCCTGTAAAAGATATCATTATGTtagcaattaattttgaatatgaataaaaggtttttttatcGTGTTAAAAAACATTGAGATGATCTCAATATTGAGCTAAGAGAAGTATAGGAtaatttcaaactcaaaaagTTTATTTGCACAACAACATTCCTGAACAAATAAGTTTTGCAACAACAAATCGGAATCATTTAAATCACTAAAAATGACAAGTTTTTCGTCGCAGAAGATGTATTCAATAACAGAGATAAAAAACAAAGGAAAATCTGACTGAGCAAGAGCTCAATCAAAGTACGCTTTCGAGAGTCAACTTTCAACAACCTATAGTATCCAAATCAAGGTTCAGTGCCAAACATTTCCTCGCGAgccaagaaaacaaaaataaaaaaaaacgttggcCTAACTGTGGGCCATTTTTGTTGCTAGAAAAGAGGAGGTGGAAAAGCGTTTTAGACGTGTCAATTTATCAATAAttctaatattaatattttgtacggtaaaaaaatttttttcttggtaGTCCGAGATTAAATTTGGATTCTTGGGAAAAATCGTGAAAAATAGTCAGAAGGTCAAAAATTCAGTTAGATGCCAAGcacaaaataataatgaaatttaACCCTATTACTGATGTCTCCATGTAAATCTTGTTAATATAGTTTTAATGCGACCTTAAAAAGTTGAGTCAAAAAAGTTGCATAGCCGGATGACATAGTACAATTATCGGGTGGGAAATTTCCATCAACTATAGCCATGGTCAatgtagcttttttttaatatgaccTTAAGTCCAATTCAGTTTATTATGTAATCCTAACacaaaagaaagttaaaaaagcaATGTTTGCAAGCTACTTTTCCAACAAgccattaataataataaaaccagGAGAACAAATATTACAAAGTGC encodes:
- the LOC129920076 gene encoding tyrosine-protein phosphatase non-receptor type 23; translation: MEAVPRLHMLWFALKTSPEGTSFANLKKYIAECYQEDPESYSKDVHALEVLRNSSMRPAKDMQGCATLKRYYCQLHSLTNRFPQITSRSVFTFTWKDLYQSNVTEVTSLRFEMAAVLFNIAASHTQVGASVSRGDVDGMKLACTHFQCAAWAFGELREKYSGVNSNGDFMTPELLVFMQQVSFAQAQECILEKSLIDNRKPNIVAKVTAQIVTYYGAALAALFTGGDDGPIAQVIDSGEYKLWRKYVKFKIAYLTCILFLYQGQQAEEQQKMGERLTLYQAAWEKLEEARKESKGLPDQKEIVESLTFTADVVEGKRKNAKNENEFIYHEPVPELSDITAVQGANLVNGISFSITDPDIAGEDIFSRLVPMKAHEASSMYSEEKAKILREIGAKIEKSDLELASYMSSLTLDNLNVSEEKANKIPQGIVDRCASLNANKAAIPDLIASMSHLAEICAEVETNLNEMKAILSEEESNEKQFAQSSGVQRPNGHLTELTREFQKYSEAHQKAGESNDTLRKAMELHVNNLKILSKPLQEIQSSVPKLTGEFNSSEVFKDLKLILNKVNEMKAQRAQFHADLRIAVNNDDITTKVIAHGSDEGLQALFANELKKHDKQIELIDANLNAQTNILSALTESYAKAAPVLKTLSDVKHKKDNFFSSLAASFDVYEDLLGKSAKGLEFYKKLSGNVQKLLARVRAAKDVQDEDRQQRMKSTAAAAASAAASVAVAPSPYNVPLTNTVKSSSTPKLKDYLNKKAAGNDASAPYIPSIRPNPLGSENPTAATCGTAPPAANQQTYPSQAVGPNEPPPPYSVNQYYDTAGYGNPMYHNTPAPPYEPQAYYQQQGYGNPQSGVEAMDTSYSTYQQQGQNANMYQQYPTQQPTSQNVPQSQQQQQPQAAPPAMSYPQYQTQSASQNVPQATAAAAPSQQQQQSQAAPSANPYSQYPTAANPTGPAQSYQTYQQQQPVAPTTAASTGATQPYQAYQQQQSAPTAVVSQSSYQPQAQPIPSLPNNSLLYSPYSQQQQTVPIPQNPMNPYQNQPQKASTPPVPSQSQYYQGNSYPTQYNQEQTFQDPAYNSEIQQQQQQQQQQYPPQPVPVLQNTTQVVYSSMAVSQANTSTGHSYSNHPGYSFNARSGSYEYGSGYQVVPTTGFYGQYTSALGQTGQINSFTTDSGGKSKISAQDQDLAVVSHTKNQEPLPQDQAAAQPTDPNNVSYFSLPYGYQSNDQAAANAFGYPPVDLKHSTPMYTPSQSTIYMQSGKGNSTQTTTSDEYGPGATPPPTASVTPKPAPTPPQPGPKPAAPAAQPKKPSSNIDLLTDIDFSSPILPAPSLQPQIATTAVKTENPPPPETLSPAKQPQVAPLAPQQALAASSSSPINALESPIERKMSCDNLSICSDLSSLDHNLDWDNCSIRSDGSGVKYSPPQDPFSDPKTLKYFHKEVERFEKTIESLNVQMLNGSTPLKSKWKEIHDLLKKDSPKKTTAIAKLFPEKNRSNDCIPYDHARVVLETSTDDYINAAYVKDLGPGCPNFIIAQTPQQNTLNDFWSMIWSQKARTVVCLHTPNELLDPFWPQEINSEMHFDDFSVKVVKINNLSHTNEFNLKLSMNGADAILDLSLLQIKAWTKSSPTQLLGIARNVLTGNKLRCEEFKTNSPVIMNCLTGSERSEQIAVAICAIQATQTKRPLLINVVDVWYRICNQRQNALKDSDNLELSMQIVLSHGHDVLNKRGIMTSYQMKTAQTVTAKDKEEIKDPLNELDPLWKLKQK